In Humulus lupulus chromosome 7, drHumLupu1.1, whole genome shotgun sequence, the following are encoded in one genomic region:
- the LOC133789701 gene encoding vegetative cell wall protein gp1-like, producing MIALAIMVAAAHFLNHPPAPIPNPTPSPPANPNLLAIVPYQPQTPTPIPAPSPPPSPDTLAIVPYQPPRLIPTYDSPIHHHPPGPPPATNSPVSSTTTVEIHCDVVSLTHLPAPIYDRYDGEEDGNNNDDEEDGNNNDDIDNMIARIFEQYQPIFEEHQPFDGRLPLRG from the coding sequence ATGATTGCTTTGGCCATTATGGTGGCAGCTGCTCATTTTTTGAACCATCCACCGGCTCCGATTCCGAACCCAACACCCTCTCCTCCGGCCAATCCAAACTTATTAGCTATTGTGCCTTATCAACCACAGACTCCAACTCCGATTCCAGCTCCCTCACCTCCGCCCAGCCCCGACACACTAGCGATAGTACCTTATCAACCACCTCGTCTGATTCCAACCTATGACTCCCCGATACACCACCACCCTCCCGGACCACCCCCAGCCACCAACTCACCTGTTTCATCTACCACCACAGTGGAAATTCACTGTGATGTGGTCTCCCTCACCCATCTTCCAGCCCCAATATATGACAGATACGATGGTGAGGAGGATGGTAATAACAATGATGATGAGGAGGATGGTAATAACAATGACGACATTGATAATATGATTGCTCGAATTTTTGAGCAGTACCAGCCAATTTTCGAGGAGCACCAGCCATTCGATGGGAGGCTTCCTCTTCGAGGCTAA